From Pandoraea norimbergensis, the proteins below share one genomic window:
- a CDS encoding flavodoxin family protein: MAKTAIVYFSGYGHTKRAAEAAAQGSGADLIEISEDGNVSDSGWDTLAQAQAIIFGTPTYMGSVPWQFKKFADASSKQWFGRGWQDKVFGGFTNSASLNGDKQVTLIYLQTLASQHGGIWVSLGLLPANTKAATREDINNLGGSVGALVQSPSDASTDEISTGDLETVKRYAARVAQVASRLHAAAQ, from the coding sequence ATGGCAAAAACGGCCATCGTTTATTTTTCGGGCTACGGACATACGAAGCGTGCTGCCGAAGCGGCCGCACAGGGCAGCGGCGCCGATCTCATCGAGATCAGCGAAGACGGTAACGTGAGCGACTCGGGTTGGGACACGCTGGCGCAAGCGCAGGCCATCATTTTCGGCACGCCGACCTACATGGGCTCGGTGCCCTGGCAGTTCAAGAAGTTTGCCGATGCGTCGTCCAAGCAGTGGTTCGGACGCGGCTGGCAGGACAAGGTGTTCGGCGGCTTCACGAACAGCGCGAGCCTGAACGGCGACAAGCAGGTCACGCTGATCTATTTGCAGACGCTCGCCTCGCAGCACGGCGGCATCTGGGTCAGCCTCGGCTTGCTGCCTGCCAACACCAAGGCCGCCACGCGCGAAGACATCAACAATCTGGGCGGCTCGGTGGGCGCGCTGGTGCAATCACCGTCCGACGCCTCGACCGACGAGATCTCCACCGGCGATCTCGAAACGGTCAAGCGCTATGCGGCACGCGTCGCGCAAGTCGCGTCCCGCCTGCACGCCGCCGCCCAGTAA
- a CDS encoding winged helix-turn-helix transcriptional regulator codes for MPRNAALATPSEIESRYNVYMEGCPARLVFSRLADKWSLLIVKILRDDVQRFNQLRREIGGISPKALSQTLQKLERDGLVHREAFATVPVTVEYSLTELGHTLSELVEPLVAWAENHIEEVLRSQNSFDDH; via the coding sequence ATGCCGCGCAATGCCGCGCTTGCGACGCCGAGCGAGATCGAGAGTCGTTACAACGTTTATATGGAAGGCTGTCCGGCCCGGCTGGTGTTCAGCCGGCTGGCGGACAAATGGTCGCTGCTGATCGTCAAGATTCTGCGGGACGACGTGCAGCGGTTCAACCAACTGCGCCGTGAAATTGGTGGCATCTCGCCAAAAGCACTTAGCCAGACGCTGCAAAAGCTGGAGCGCGACGGGCTGGTACACCGTGAGGCGTTCGCCACGGTGCCGGTGACCGTCGAGTACTCGCTGACCGAACTCGGACACACGCTCTCCGAGCTGGTCGAGCCATTGGTTGCGTGGGCGGAAAACCACATCGAGGAAGTCTTGCGTTCCCAGAACAGTTTCGATGATCATTAA
- a CDS encoding GNAT family N-acetyltransferase yields the protein MATTGFEVDDLRTTLVGNSVELHPLEAGHRSALVEAAADGELWNLKFTVVPGLGTIDAYLDKALKGREDGTVMPFVVVARDTGRVVGSTRFWKIDRANRKLEIGHTWLSQSVQRSPINTEAKYLLLTHAFDVMQCVRVQFTTDETNEKSRAAILRIGATQEGIVRHERIMPDGRKRNSVRFSIIDAEWPEVKAMLAQKLAGGVSPA from the coding sequence ATGGCAACGACCGGCTTTGAAGTTGACGATTTGCGGACCACGCTGGTGGGTAACAGCGTTGAGCTGCACCCCCTGGAAGCCGGCCACCGGTCGGCACTGGTCGAGGCGGCCGCCGACGGCGAGCTATGGAACCTGAAGTTCACGGTCGTGCCCGGGCTCGGGACCATCGACGCCTATCTCGACAAGGCACTCAAGGGCAGAGAGGACGGTACCGTCATGCCGTTCGTGGTGGTGGCGCGCGACACCGGCCGGGTGGTTGGCAGCACGCGCTTCTGGAAGATCGATCGCGCCAACCGGAAGCTAGAAATCGGTCACACGTGGCTCAGTCAGTCCGTCCAGCGCTCTCCCATCAACACCGAAGCCAAGTATTTGTTGTTGACGCACGCGTTCGACGTGATGCAGTGTGTGCGCGTCCAATTCACCACCGACGAAACCAACGAGAAATCCCGCGCCGCCATTCTTCGCATTGGCGCGACGCAGGAAGGCATTGTCCGGCACGAGCGCATCATGCCCGACGGCCGTAAGCGCAACTCGGTGCGATTTAGCATCATCGACGCCGAGTGGCCTGAGGTGAAGGCCATGTTGGCGCAGAAACTGGCGGGCGGCGTGTCACCCGCCTGA
- a CDS encoding LysR substrate-binding domain-containing protein, whose protein sequence is MKIRQLEAFRAVMLHQTVTQASEMLHISQPATTRLLADLERSLKFRLFDRVKGRLYPTVEAQALFEEVQRSLAGVDRIARAADEIRNLQRGTLHIAAAPALALSFLPHAIADYLKTRPEAHVSMAMHSTRSIVDMVMGQRCDVGFARLSLNRTTSHGERLVAAKMVCALPAGHRLCSHDVIGPTDLAGERFVAHPRSVEARLQIDALLAAHGVEVKMQMESQISYAICSFVEAGAGVAVIDAFSAWSYRGSGVVFKPFEPAILTDTAVLTPSQRPTPLLLKSFVAHVRRYALDTLGDGVVAN, encoded by the coding sequence ATGAAGATTCGTCAGTTGGAGGCGTTCCGGGCGGTGATGCTTCACCAGACGGTGACGCAGGCAAGCGAGATGCTCCACATCTCGCAACCCGCAACCACACGCTTGCTCGCCGATCTGGAGCGCTCGCTGAAGTTCAGGCTGTTCGATCGTGTGAAGGGACGGCTCTACCCGACGGTCGAAGCGCAGGCGTTGTTCGAGGAAGTGCAGCGATCGCTGGCCGGTGTGGACCGGATTGCCCGGGCGGCGGACGAGATCAGAAACTTGCAGCGCGGCACGCTGCATATCGCGGCAGCACCGGCGCTGGCGCTGTCGTTCCTGCCGCACGCCATTGCGGACTACCTGAAGACACGTCCAGAAGCGCACGTCTCGATGGCCATGCACTCGACGCGCTCGATCGTGGATATGGTGATGGGACAACGGTGCGACGTGGGTTTTGCCAGACTGTCGCTCAACCGCACGACGTCGCACGGCGAGCGGCTGGTGGCCGCGAAGATGGTGTGTGCGTTACCGGCGGGGCACCGGCTGTGTTCGCATGACGTCATCGGGCCCACGGATCTGGCGGGCGAGCGCTTTGTGGCGCACCCGAGAAGCGTGGAAGCCCGCTTGCAGATCGATGCGTTGCTCGCCGCCCATGGCGTCGAAGTGAAGATGCAGATGGAAAGCCAGATCTCGTATGCGATCTGTTCGTTCGTTGAGGCGGGGGCTGGCGTGGCGGTGATCGACGCGTTCAGTGCGTGGAGCTATCGCGGCTCCGGCGTCGTGTTCAAGCCGTTTGAGCCCGCCATCCTGACCGATACGGCGGTGCTCACGCCGTCACAGCGGCCGACGCCGTTGCTGTTGAAGTCGTTTGTCGCCCATGTCAGGCGGTATGCGCTCGATACGCTGGGCGACGGTGTCGTGGCCAATTAA
- a CDS encoding amino acid ABC transporter permease: MNNETVYPLSAARRDDSTDGPPATLRIHARPKKSDWLWYGLSGVALVLFYQGVIDNPRWQWDVVSHYFFNARVLAGLANTLILTAFASVLGLVLGGIVAACRMAENPVLRGAALTYIWIIRATPTLAMLLFLFFISALVPRLYLPIPLLNVNLFDIDTSNVISRFSAAMIGLAIYLGGHSAEIFRSGLAAVDKGQREACKAMGMSDLRMMWHVVIPQAVRVIIPPLANELITMFKNTSLASVIGYVELLTTVQLIYSTTFETIPLLTVACLWYLLLTSLAMCGQSLLERRFGKGVQR; this comes from the coding sequence ATGAATAACGAAACCGTCTATCCACTCTCGGCGGCAAGGCGCGACGACAGCACCGACGGGCCGCCGGCAACGCTGCGCATCCACGCCCGCCCCAAGAAGTCCGATTGGCTCTGGTACGGCCTGTCCGGTGTCGCGCTGGTGCTGTTCTATCAGGGGGTGATCGACAACCCGCGCTGGCAGTGGGACGTGGTCTCCCATTACTTCTTCAATGCGCGTGTGCTTGCCGGGCTGGCCAATACGCTGATCCTGACGGCGTTTGCCAGCGTGCTGGGACTCGTGCTGGGTGGCATCGTCGCGGCTTGCCGCATGGCGGAGAACCCGGTGCTTCGCGGGGCGGCGCTGACCTACATCTGGATTATCCGAGCCACGCCCACGCTGGCGATGCTGTTGTTTCTGTTCTTCATCTCCGCGCTGGTGCCCCGCCTGTATCTGCCGATTCCGCTGTTGAACGTGAACCTGTTCGATATCGATACCAGCAACGTCATCTCGCGCTTCAGTGCCGCGATGATCGGGCTGGCGATCTACCTTGGCGGGCACAGCGCCGAGATCTTCCGCAGCGGGCTGGCTGCCGTCGACAAAGGGCAGCGCGAGGCGTGCAAGGCCATGGGTATGAGCGACCTTCGCATGATGTGGCACGTGGTCATTCCGCAGGCCGTGCGCGTCATCATCCCGCCCCTCGCCAACGAGCTCATCACGATGTTCAAGAACACGTCGCTCGCGTCGGTGATCGGCTACGTCGAGTTGCTGACGACCGTGCAATTGATCTATTCGACGACCTTCGAAACCATCCCGCTGCTGACGGTGGCCTGTCTCTGGTACCTGCTGCTGACCAGTCTTGCGATGTGTGGACAGAGCCTGCTTGAGCGACGCTTCGGGAAAGGAGTCCAACGATGA
- a CDS encoding amino acid ABC transporter ATP-binding protein, which produces MSATPENHSPHAIAMHEPLLQMRSVTKQFGEFVALHGIDFTLYKGDVVAIIGPSGSGKSTLLRCMNMLDLIDAGEVTFKREVLGSELRGARRVRLPTKELDRQRRYFGMVFQGFHLFPHYSALENVLAGPRIVGGAARKDVLERGKYLLARVGLADKLHHYPSQLSGGQKQRVAIARALAMDPEIMLFDEPTSALDPELVNEVLDVMKELAMSGTTMVVVTHEMDFARKVSNRVVFMDGGRIVDQGSPEHIFQGTGTERSKRFVASIRG; this is translated from the coding sequence ATGAGCGCGACCCCCGAAAACCATTCTCCGCACGCCATTGCGATGCATGAGCCGCTGCTTCAGATGCGCTCGGTGACGAAGCAGTTCGGCGAGTTCGTGGCACTGCACGGCATCGACTTCACGCTCTACAAGGGCGACGTCGTGGCCATCATCGGGCCGTCGGGGTCGGGCAAAAGCACGTTGCTGCGCTGCATGAACATGCTCGATCTCATCGATGCGGGCGAGGTGACGTTCAAGCGCGAAGTGCTCGGCAGCGAGTTGCGCGGCGCACGGCGCGTGCGCTTGCCGACCAAGGAGCTGGATCGCCAGCGCCGCTATTTCGGCATGGTCTTTCAGGGCTTCCACCTGTTTCCCCATTATTCGGCGCTCGAAAACGTACTGGCCGGCCCGCGCATCGTGGGTGGCGCGGCCCGCAAAGACGTGCTGGAACGGGGCAAATATCTGCTCGCTCGTGTCGGGCTTGCCGACAAGCTGCATCACTACCCGTCGCAACTCTCCGGCGGACAGAAGCAGCGCGTGGCGATTGCGCGTGCGCTGGCGATGGACCCGGAAATCATGCTCTTCGACGAACCGACGAGCGCACTCGACCCGGAGCTCGTGAACGAAGTGCTCGACGTGATGAAGGAGCTGGCGATGTCCGGCACCACGATGGTGGTCGTTACGCACGAAATGGACTTCGCCCGCAAGGTCTCGAACCGGGTGGTCTTCATGGACGGCGGCCGCATCGTCGACCAAGGTTCCCCCGAACACATCTTTCAGGGCACCGGCACCGAGCGCAGCAAGCGCTTCGTGGCGAGCATTCGCGGGTAA
- a CDS encoding LLM class flavin-dependent oxidoreductase, translating to MAHDGKMRLGLSMRYLGYHMAAWRHPEVPAAGAIDFKYFLDTARKAEAAKFDMIFFADGLGVRTADNPKGSASRDAKNAELEPLTLLAALGACTSNIGLVGTASTTYNEPFHIARKYASIDHISGGRAGWNVVTSWSQQEAWNFSRDEHLGYEERYERADEFVDVVKKLWDSWEDDAFLRDKASGIFYDEAKLHVANHKGKHFSVRGPLNSARTPQGRPLIVQAGAAEAGREIAAKNADVVYSASFDIQSARKYYADLKGRLGKYGRTPDQLLIMPGLTPYVGRTRQEAQDKFDQLQELIDPLSGLSILYSTLGDLSAYDLDGPVPALSSGPVSSIGNGLIELAQRENLTIRQLYKMRAAGGRQLIGTAQDIVDDMEAWFREGAADGFNLCPATLPGGLDDFVALILPELRRRGLFREEYAASTLRGNLGLNPLRFGD from the coding sequence ATGGCACACGATGGAAAGATGAGACTCGGTCTCTCGATGCGTTATCTGGGCTATCACATGGCGGCATGGCGGCACCCCGAAGTACCCGCCGCCGGGGCCATCGACTTCAAGTATTTTCTCGACACGGCACGCAAGGCCGAAGCGGCCAAGTTCGACATGATCTTCTTCGCCGACGGGCTTGGCGTTCGTACGGCCGATAACCCCAAGGGTTCGGCGTCGCGCGATGCGAAGAATGCCGAACTCGAACCGCTCACGCTGCTGGCGGCGCTCGGCGCGTGCACGTCGAACATCGGGCTGGTCGGCACCGCTTCGACCACGTACAACGAACCCTTTCATATCGCGCGCAAATACGCGTCGATCGACCACATCAGCGGCGGTCGCGCAGGTTGGAACGTGGTCACGTCGTGGTCGCAGCAAGAGGCGTGGAACTTCAGCCGCGACGAGCATCTGGGCTATGAAGAGCGCTACGAGCGTGCCGACGAATTCGTCGATGTCGTGAAGAAGCTCTGGGATAGCTGGGAGGACGACGCCTTTCTGCGCGACAAGGCGTCCGGCATCTTCTACGACGAGGCGAAACTGCATGTGGCGAACCACAAGGGCAAGCATTTCAGTGTGCGGGGTCCGTTGAATTCGGCGCGTACGCCACAAGGCCGTCCGTTGATCGTGCAGGCGGGGGCGGCGGAAGCAGGGCGAGAGATCGCGGCGAAGAATGCCGACGTCGTCTACAGCGCATCGTTCGACATTCAGTCGGCCCGGAAGTACTACGCCGACTTGAAAGGACGCCTTGGAAAGTATGGCCGCACGCCCGATCAGTTGCTGATCATGCCGGGCCTGACGCCTTATGTCGGTCGCACGCGGCAGGAAGCGCAAGACAAGTTCGACCAGTTGCAGGAGTTGATTGACCCGCTGAGCGGGTTGTCGATTCTGTACAGCACCTTGGGTGACCTGTCGGCCTACGATCTCGACGGGCCAGTACCGGCACTCAGTTCGGGGCCGGTCAGCAGCATCGGCAACGGGCTGATCGAACTGGCGCAGCGCGAGAACCTCACGATTCGGCAACTGTACAAAATGCGCGCCGCTGGCGGGCGTCAGTTGATCGGCACGGCGCAGGACATCGTCGACGATATGGAAGCGTGGTTCCGGGAAGGCGCCGCCGATGGTTTCAACCTGTGCCCCGCGACACTACCCGGTGGTCTGGATGACTTTGTCGCACTGATTCTGCCGGAGTTGCGCCGGCGCGGCCTGTTCCGCGAGGAGTATGCGGCAAGCACGCTGCGCGGCAATCTTGGCCTCAACCCCTTGCGGTTCGGTGACTGA
- a CDS encoding flavin reductase family protein, producing the protein MTAQVSADVFRHAMTCFASGITAITTQEAGVPFGLIATSVCSLSADPATILVCVNKTASAHDVILRTQRFAVNLLSAQHLSVAKRFTSLRGAERFDAEHWQGGKLNIPTLVDAVVVFECRLAKVHDGFTHSIIVGQITEASVNDEGASDCLLWHHRDFARSTQQAA; encoded by the coding sequence ATGACCGCCCAAGTTTCTGCTGACGTCTTTCGCCACGCGATGACGTGCTTCGCCAGCGGCATCACCGCCATCACCACACAAGAGGCCGGTGTGCCGTTCGGCCTGATCGCCACCTCCGTTTGCAGCCTGTCCGCAGACCCCGCTACGATTCTCGTGTGCGTCAACAAGACGGCGTCGGCGCACGACGTCATCCTGCGCACGCAACGGTTCGCCGTGAACCTGCTGTCCGCGCAACACCTGAGCGTTGCCAAGCGGTTCACCTCGCTGCGCGGTGCTGAGCGTTTCGACGCTGAACATTGGCAGGGCGGTAAGTTGAATATTCCGACGCTCGTTGACGCCGTCGTCGTGTTCGAGTGCCGGCTTGCGAAAGTCCATGACGGCTTCACTCACAGCATCATCGTCGGCCAGATTACCGAGGCAAGCGTCAACGACGAAGGCGCATCGGACTGCCTGCTCTGGCATCACCGTGACTTTGCGCGCAGCACGCAGCAGGCGGCGTGA
- a CDS encoding ABC transporter substrate-binding protein — translation MRMTPRIPAATAIAAAACLLALFGGVSNVRAAEAASILNIKADDKLAAMVPKYYRDRGTLTAGVNPDVAPIKFVNGDGEIVGFTPELLSAAAQVLGLKIKLAQSSFDALIPGLSASRFDVLLSLADFSARQKVVTFVDYLDMGLTVVTTPASAITVKSPDDLCGLQLALPRGTASMEKARALSDKCVGNGKKPLTIATYPDSNMTMLSLSTGASQVAWVDSPVGYYNATRFPAKYKIVHYNREAPYGIGFGVDEKGKQLALAIQQALIKLQKDGVYDALMKKWGLDLKDAKPLFPINGGER, via the coding sequence ATGCGCATGACCCCTCGAATTCCCGCCGCCACGGCGATTGCCGCTGCGGCATGTCTTCTCGCGCTATTCGGTGGCGTAAGCAACGTACGCGCAGCCGAGGCGGCTTCCATCCTGAATATCAAGGCCGACGACAAGCTCGCAGCGATGGTGCCGAAATACTATCGGGACCGGGGCACGCTCACGGCGGGCGTGAACCCAGATGTTGCGCCGATCAAGTTCGTCAATGGCGACGGCGAGATCGTGGGCTTTACGCCGGAGCTGCTGTCGGCGGCGGCGCAGGTGCTGGGTCTGAAGATCAAGCTCGCGCAATCGTCATTCGATGCGCTGATTCCGGGGCTGAGCGCGAGCCGCTTCGACGTGCTGCTTTCGCTGGCTGACTTTTCCGCACGGCAAAAGGTCGTGACCTTCGTCGACTATCTCGACATGGGGCTGACGGTGGTGACGACGCCCGCGAGCGCTATCACGGTGAAGTCGCCCGACGATCTATGCGGTTTGCAACTGGCGTTGCCGCGCGGCACGGCGTCGATGGAAAAGGCGAGGGCACTGAGTGACAAGTGTGTCGGCAATGGCAAGAAGCCGTTGACGATCGCCACGTATCCCGACTCGAACATGACGATGCTGTCGTTGTCGACGGGCGCCAGTCAGGTCGCGTGGGTCGATTCGCCGGTGGGCTACTACAACGCCACCCGATTCCCGGCAAAGTACAAGATCGTGCACTACAACCGCGAAGCGCCGTATGGCATCGGCTTCGGTGTCGACGAAAAGGGCAAGCAATTGGCCCTCGCCATTCAACAGGCGCTCATCAAGCTTCAGAAGGACGGTGTCTACGACGCATTGATGAAGAAATGGGGGCTGGATCTCAAAGATGCCAAGCCGCTGTTTCCGATCAACGGCGGGGAGCGGTGA
- a CDS encoding penicillin acylase family protein — protein MTLPSRSPRGLSLALAVSLLSLSFAAPVVAKTATGSDNAVGTSGVSPAGKAVPGRADVTIKRDEFGVPHVYAATTYALFYGYGYAVAQDRLFQMEMARRSTQGTVSEVLGEKFVDFDKSIRGNYWPASIRRQLADLPQRERDIVEGYAAGMNAWIAQVRAQPDKRMPKQFNDFGLQPSNWDAFDVAMVFVGTMANRFSDATSEIDNLALVTALKDKYGADKGMALFNELKWIVNPDAPTTIPASEGVYPVKVGPLSKVAAAAVLPATVGQNDSAQSMQPLARYDGPAPMLSRLARDNDGALLHQTPQANAATMLAQFAEYGQPGPAGFPTTSNMWIVGKNKARDASAIMLNGPQFGWFAPAYTYGIGLHGAGFDLVGNTPFGYPCILFGHNGKISWGSTAGFGDDIDMFAEKIDPANPNRYFHNGQWHDMEKRVEIIRVKGGAPVVQEVYRTVHGIVMQRDDKQHIAYAKARAWDGLEVQSLLAWTHQAEAKDWKSWTAQAARHALTINWYYADTAGNIGYVHTGAYPDRRPGHDPRLPVPGTGEWDWKGLLPFSTNPKVYNPKQGWIANWNNSPQKGYPASDLFAFVWGGADRVVEIDERIKAHDKLNVDDMWQILKETSAVDVNRRHFLPFIERATASLPATDARRQLALQLAKWDGLNRDPQHTGHYDTAGPAIMDAWLSAMLKRTLGEVVPAPYDKWFLASGYATPQDGPTGSANIGNGSKVLYEGLRGDKAGVPQTFDIFGGKRQDDVILAALDDTVTALKSRLGPDMTMWRAPTVPLTFRANNFFGVPQANAGEAVRTPVYMNRGTENDLIVFGPNGARGKIAAYDVVAPGQSGFVAPDGTPSPHYADQVEMYTTFGRKPLWHYNADVNRTTKSVERLRIVPETGSQ, from the coding sequence ATGACTTTGCCTTCCCGCTCGCCGCGCGGTCTGTCGCTCGCGCTCGCCGTTTCCCTTCTGAGTCTGTCGTTCGCCGCGCCGGTGGTCGCCAAGACCGCGACCGGCAGCGACAATGCCGTGGGCACAAGCGGCGTCTCGCCGGCCGGCAAGGCCGTGCCGGGGCGCGCCGACGTCACGATCAAGCGTGACGAGTTCGGTGTGCCGCATGTCTATGCCGCAACGACTTACGCGCTGTTCTACGGATACGGCTACGCGGTGGCACAAGACCGTCTGTTCCAGATGGAGATGGCGCGCCGGAGCACACAGGGCACCGTGTCGGAAGTGCTGGGCGAGAAGTTCGTGGACTTCGATAAATCGATTCGTGGCAACTATTGGCCCGCGTCGATCCGTCGCCAACTGGCCGATCTGCCGCAGCGCGAGCGCGACATCGTTGAGGGATACGCCGCCGGCATGAATGCGTGGATTGCCCAAGTGCGCGCGCAACCGGACAAGCGCATGCCGAAGCAGTTCAACGACTTCGGTCTCCAGCCATCCAACTGGGATGCCTTCGACGTGGCGATGGTTTTCGTCGGCACGATGGCCAACCGGTTCTCCGACGCGACCAGCGAGATTGATAACTTGGCGCTGGTGACGGCACTCAAGGACAAATACGGTGCCGACAAGGGCATGGCGCTGTTCAACGAACTCAAGTGGATCGTGAATCCCGATGCGCCGACGACCATTCCGGCATCGGAGGGTGTTTATCCGGTCAAGGTCGGTCCGCTGTCCAAAGTGGCGGCCGCCGCAGTGCTACCTGCGACTGTGGGACAGAACGACTCGGCGCAATCGATGCAGCCGCTCGCGCGCTACGACGGACCCGCGCCGATGCTGTCTCGCCTCGCACGCGACAACGATGGTGCGTTGCTGCATCAGACGCCCCAGGCCAACGCGGCAACGATGCTCGCCCAGTTCGCTGAATACGGTCAGCCGGGGCCGGCCGGGTTCCCGACGACCAGCAATATGTGGATCGTCGGCAAGAACAAAGCCCGCGACGCCAGCGCCATCATGCTTAACGGCCCGCAGTTCGGCTGGTTTGCCCCCGCGTACACCTACGGCATCGGTTTGCATGGCGCAGGCTTCGATCTCGTCGGCAATACGCCGTTTGGTTACCCCTGCATTTTGTTCGGCCACAACGGCAAGATTTCGTGGGGCTCCACGGCGGGTTTCGGCGACGACATCGACATGTTCGCCGAGAAGATTGATCCGGCGAATCCGAATCGCTACTTCCATAACGGCCAATGGCACGACATGGAAAAGCGCGTCGAGATCATCCGCGTGAAAGGCGGTGCACCGGTCGTGCAGGAGGTCTATCGCACGGTGCACGGCATCGTCATGCAGCGTGACGACAAGCAACACATCGCCTACGCGAAAGCGCGCGCATGGGATGGCCTTGAAGTGCAGTCGCTGCTCGCGTGGACGCATCAGGCCGAGGCGAAGGACTGGAAGTCATGGACCGCGCAGGCCGCGCGTCATGCACTGACCATCAACTGGTACTACGCCGATACGGCCGGCAATATCGGTTACGTGCATACGGGCGCGTATCCGGACCGCCGCCCGGGCCATGATCCTCGTTTGCCGGTGCCGGGCACCGGGGAATGGGATTGGAAGGGATTGCTGCCGTTCTCGACCAACCCGAAGGTCTACAACCCGAAGCAGGGCTGGATCGCCAACTGGAACAATTCGCCGCAGAAGGGCTATCCGGCAAGCGATCTGTTTGCGTTCGTGTGGGGCGGTGCCGATCGTGTGGTCGAGATTGACGAGCGCATCAAGGCGCACGACAAGCTGAACGTCGACGACATGTGGCAGATCCTGAAGGAGACGAGTGCGGTCGACGTGAATCGTCGCCACTTTCTGCCGTTCATCGAGCGCGCGACGGCCAGCCTTCCCGCCACCGATGCCCGTCGTCAACTGGCTTTGCAATTGGCGAAGTGGGACGGCCTGAATCGTGATCCGCAACACACCGGGCACTACGATACGGCAGGCCCGGCAATCATGGACGCGTGGCTCTCCGCCATGCTCAAGCGCACGCTGGGCGAAGTGGTGCCTGCGCCGTACGACAAATGGTTCCTCGCCAGCGGCTATGCGACACCTCAGGACGGACCGACGGGTTCTGCCAACATCGGTAACGGCAGCAAGGTGCTGTACGAAGGGCTCCGGGGCGACAAGGCCGGTGTGCCGCAGACGTTCGATATCTTCGGCGGCAAGCGGCAGGACGACGTGATTCTCGCCGCGCTGGACGATACCGTCACCGCACTCAAGTCCCGGTTGGGTCCCGACATGACGATGTGGCGCGCGCCGACCGTGCCGTTGACCTTCCGCGCCAACAACTTCTTCGGCGTACCGCAGGCGAACGCCGGAGAAGCGGTTCGCACGCCCGTCTACATGAACCGTGGCACCGAGAACGATCTCATCGTGTTCGGCCCGAACGGCGCACGCGGCAAGATCGCGGCTTACGACGTGGTGGCACCGGGGCAGAGCGGCTTTGTCGCACCGGACGGCACGCCGTCGCCGCACTACGCCGATCAGGTGGAGATGTACACCACGTTCGGGCGCAAGCCGCTCTGGCACTACAACGCGGACGTGAATCGCACCACCAAGTCGGTCGAGCGCC